The following coding sequences lie in one Rhodohalobacter barkolensis genomic window:
- a CDS encoding UDP-2,3-diacylglucosamine diphosphatase — translation MKHLFLSDVHLGAFTDDENERLEKDLISLIEYAIENKIHLHILGDLFDYWMEFGATIPNYGRNVLDHFENYNLKLAPATYITGNHDNWTLGYFKKIGFDVHSDFKELNTGAHSFFLHHGDGLADPEYNLQRPLVHKVLRHPLFTSAYRKIFNPDTGIDLMKQFSDFSRANPDQKPDRLNRWSKSFLKNTSYDFVVSGHDHIARVETFSFGTYINLGTFYGDKTVALYNNNQLSLVRWDAEYRQLKTVNTLHE, via the coding sequence ATGAAGCACCTTTTTCTATCGGATGTCCATCTTGGAGCTTTCACTGATGATGAAAATGAACGGCTGGAAAAAGACCTCATTTCATTAATTGAATACGCCATCGAAAATAAGATTCACCTCCATATACTTGGAGATCTGTTTGACTACTGGATGGAGTTTGGGGCTACAATCCCGAATTACGGCCGTAATGTTTTAGACCACTTTGAGAACTACAACCTCAAATTGGCACCGGCTACGTATATAACTGGAAACCACGATAACTGGACACTTGGTTATTTTAAAAAAATTGGGTTTGATGTTCACAGTGACTTCAAAGAGCTGAATACCGGTGCTCATTCATTTTTTCTGCATCACGGCGACGGTTTAGCAGACCCGGAGTACAATCTGCAACGTCCATTGGTTCACAAAGTACTGCGCCATCCGCTGTTTACATCTGCGTACAGAAAAATATTTAATCCAGATACCGGCATTGATTTAATGAAACAGTTTTCTGATTTCAGCAGAGCCAATCCTGATCAAAAACCGGATCGGCTAAACAGATGGTCAAAATCATTTTTAAAAAACACCTCATATGATTTTGTGGTATCAGGACATGATCATATAGCAAGAGTGGAAACTTTCTCTTTCGGTACATATATAAATCTGGGTACCTTCTACGGAGATAAAACTGTTGCATTATATAACAACAACCAACTCAGTCTCGTTAGATGGGATGCAGAATACAGGCAGCTTAAAACCGTAAACACTTTACACGAATAA
- a CDS encoding penicillin-binding protein 1A: MSDNDHNVDMDRYFNDPEYRKSVMGKNKKDTPDDKSFRKDGKLSRKILLYGGGALAFFILIAVGYFIYLTQGLPSIQELENPQTSVATEVRSRDGAVLDRYYIENRTHVPIEDISPNIINALVATEDHRFFDHWGVDVQRLIGLPYYWIQGRIQGGSTISQQLARNLYRKIGFEVSVTRKLREMITAIQIEHNYTKREIIEMYLNTVEFSNSAFGIEQAARTHYGKSAQDITVSEAATLIGQLKAVYAYNPRRFPERAAFRRNVVLNQMYNRGFISSEVFQNLRLEEIQLNYQPPSRSGRESRYFGEYVRLRVQDWALENGYDLFTDGLVIYTTIDSRLQRHAERSVQENLVEFQPVFESEWTSRDGEYMDEYWERFPQFLREYIRETDRYKNGFQKFDTDQESVVFEELMADSAFVDSVKRVNTRLQASFTAIDPSNGNVLVWVGGADFGAKQFDHVHQSRRQAGSTFKPFVYAVAIDNGYMPYHKFSKYPSSFIENSGRLWNPKDPSVPAGPEMVALREALARSLNNVTVRLLPEIAGAPGTNRAEDLMPAARKIAEMASNLGINMSSSSVYPSIALGTTEVSLLELVSAYTTFVNQGVHVDPVAITRIEDREGNVLAEFNPEYTQEVISPETAYMMIDMMRGVIRGGDGYNGTGVRLRNTYNVQQDVAGKTGTTQNSADNWFVAMMPHIVMGSWVGGEDRRIRFPSNDPNSIGQGARTALPIVGQFINSVTSDPDTPWSYDAFEQPPGFILPEDPADSERDDRRGRIGW; encoded by the coding sequence ATGAGTGACAATGACCACAATGTAGATATGGATCGATATTTTAATGATCCTGAGTATCGAAAAAGTGTGATGGGTAAGAACAAAAAAGACACCCCGGATGACAAATCTTTTCGCAAAGACGGAAAACTAAGTCGTAAAATTTTACTTTACGGAGGTGGAGCGCTTGCTTTTTTTATTTTAATTGCTGTCGGATATTTTATTTATCTCACTCAGGGCCTCCCTTCAATTCAAGAACTTGAAAACCCACAAACATCCGTTGCTACCGAGGTCAGAAGTCGTGATGGTGCAGTTCTCGATCGGTATTATATTGAAAACCGTACCCACGTTCCCATCGAAGATATCTCACCGAACATTATAAATGCTCTTGTTGCTACAGAAGATCATCGGTTTTTTGATCACTGGGGCGTTGACGTTCAAAGACTCATCGGTCTTCCCTACTACTGGATTCAGGGCAGAATTCAAGGTGGATCTACCATCAGTCAGCAACTTGCCAGAAATCTCTATCGTAAAATTGGGTTTGAAGTTTCAGTGACCCGAAAACTGCGTGAGATGATCACTGCCATTCAAATTGAACACAATTACACGAAACGGGAAATCATTGAGATGTACCTGAATACTGTAGAGTTCAGTAACAGTGCGTTTGGGATAGAGCAGGCTGCAAGAACCCATTACGGGAAATCTGCACAAGACATTACAGTTAGTGAAGCGGCCACTTTAATCGGGCAGCTGAAAGCAGTTTATGCCTATAACCCGCGTCGATTTCCCGAACGCGCAGCCTTTCGAAGAAATGTTGTACTCAATCAGATGTATAACAGGGGATTTATAAGCAGTGAAGTTTTCCAAAATTTAAGATTGGAAGAGATTCAGTTAAACTACCAGCCACCATCCAGATCAGGCCGGGAAAGCCGTTATTTTGGAGAATATGTACGACTGCGTGTACAAGATTGGGCTTTGGAAAACGGATATGATCTGTTTACCGACGGCTTAGTGATTTACACGACCATAGATTCCAGACTTCAGCGACATGCTGAACGTTCAGTGCAAGAAAATCTGGTAGAGTTTCAGCCGGTGTTTGAAAGCGAGTGGACCTCACGGGATGGAGAATATATGGATGAATACTGGGAACGGTTTCCTCAATTTCTCAGGGAATATATTCGGGAAACAGATCGATATAAGAATGGTTTCCAAAAATTTGATACAGATCAGGAATCCGTAGTTTTCGAAGAATTGATGGCAGATTCAGCGTTTGTAGATTCCGTAAAAAGAGTAAATACACGACTGCAGGCTAGTTTTACAGCCATTGATCCGTCAAACGGTAATGTTTTGGTTTGGGTAGGCGGAGCCGATTTCGGGGCTAAACAGTTCGATCATGTGCATCAATCCAGAAGACAAGCCGGCTCAACATTTAAACCTTTTGTTTATGCTGTTGCCATAGATAATGGATATATGCCCTATCATAAATTCTCTAAATATCCATCCAGCTTTATTGAAAATAGTGGCAGGTTATGGAATCCTAAAGATCCTTCAGTGCCCGCCGGACCGGAAATGGTTGCACTAAGGGAAGCATTGGCCCGAAGTCTGAATAATGTAACTGTAAGGTTACTACCGGAAATTGCAGGGGCTCCGGGCACGAACAGAGCAGAAGACCTGATGCCTGCCGCCCGAAAAATAGCGGAAATGGCGTCCAACCTGGGTATCAACATGTCTTCATCCAGTGTCTACCCTTCTATTGCTCTTGGAACAACAGAAGTATCACTTTTAGAACTTGTTAGTGCTTACACTACATTTGTCAACCAGGGAGTTCATGTTGATCCCGTTGCGATTACCCGTATTGAAGACCGTGAAGGAAATGTTCTCGCCGAATTCAATCCGGAATACACGCAGGAGGTCATCAGCCCGGAAACCGCCTACATGATGATTGATATGATGCGTGGTGTGATTCGCGGCGGTGATGGCTACAATGGCACCGGGGTTCGGCTACGAAATACGTATAATGTACAGCAAGATGTTGCCGGAAAAACCGGAACCACCCAAAACAGTGCTGATAATTGGTTTGTAGCAATGATGCCCCACATCGTGATGGGGTCTTGGGTTGGCGGTGAAGATCGCAGAATTCGGTTCCCTTCGAATGATCCGAATAGTATTGGTCAGGGTGCAAGAACTGCATTACCTATTGTGGGACAGTTCATAAACAGCGTCACATCCGATCCGGACACTCCATGGAGTTATGACGCTTTTGAACAACCGCCTGGATTTATATTACCCGAAGACCCTGCTGATTCGGAAAGGGATGACAGGCGCGGCAGAATTGGCTGGTAA
- the ndhC gene encoding NADH-quinone oxidoreductase subunit A, with the protein MLEQYYPILVLIGVAFVLALVLMSLSRILGPYRPNTNKLSPYESGMDPVGEAKERYSIAFYLVAMEFIVFDLEVVFIYPWAVRFMEHGTGTFIAMTIFIVVLFIGLVYTLKKGTLDWDVKNIKYEALSK; encoded by the coding sequence ATGCTTGAACAATATTATCCCATTCTGGTACTGATAGGCGTTGCTTTTGTACTGGCGCTTGTTTTAATGTCGCTCTCAAGGATTTTGGGGCCCTATCGGCCAAACACAAACAAACTTAGTCCGTACGAAAGTGGTATGGATCCTGTTGGAGAAGCCAAAGAGCGATACTCAATCGCCTTTTACCTGGTGGCCATGGAATTTATAGTGTTTGATCTCGAAGTCGTTTTTATCTACCCATGGGCCGTCCGATTTATGGAACACGGTACCGGAACGTTTATAGCCATGACAATCTTTATTGTAGTACTGTTTATTGGCTTGGTCTACACCCTTAAAAAAGGCACCTTAGACTGGGACGTGAAAAACATTAAATATGAAGCTTTATCGAAATAA
- a CDS encoding NADH-quinone oxidoreductase subunit B: MGLESSLSEGYLTTKVDSLVNWARSNAAWPMPMGLACCAIEMMAFAGPRYDAARFGSEVMRFSPRQSDVMIVAGWCTYKMSHAIRRIWDQMPDPKWCIAMGACASTGGMHRCYGVVQGVDNFIPVDAYISGCPPRPDAVLHALMKIQDKIKTEHSVSLDS; encoded by the coding sequence ATGGGTTTAGAAAGTTCTCTTAGCGAAGGCTATTTAACAACCAAGGTAGACTCTTTGGTTAACTGGGCCAGATCAAATGCTGCATGGCCAATGCCTATGGGATTGGCATGCTGTGCAATTGAAATGATGGCATTTGCAGGTCCGCGGTATGATGCAGCCAGATTTGGATCAGAAGTAATGCGTTTTTCTCCAAGACAGAGCGACGTTATGATTGTAGCCGGGTGGTGTACATATAAAATGTCGCATGCAATCCGAAGAATCTGGGATCAGATGCCGGATCCAAAATGGTGTATCGCCATGGGAGCTTGTGCTTCAACCGGAGGGATGCATCGTTGCTACGGGGTAGTTCAGGGTGTTGATAATTTCATTCCTGTTGATGCCTATATTTCAGGTTGTCCTCCCCGCCCGGATGCCGTTTTGCACGCATTAATGAAAATTCAAGATAAAATTAAAACAGAGCATTCCGTTTCGCTCGACAGTTAA
- a CDS encoding NADH-quinone oxidoreductase subunit C: protein MSLELSEPLQKAIDGLSENFSDQITDIYQSTGDTYVVVQKDSITQICKFLKEDHHYTYLSDVFGIDRYTSDDRFEVVYNMISLRDGVRLFLKVRCEEENPEVDSVTDIWPSANWAEREVYDMFGIRFNNHPDLRRILMPEDFDYFPLRKEFPLLGIPGSIELPNSTPDTE, encoded by the coding sequence ATGAGTTTAGAACTATCAGAACCGCTTCAAAAAGCTATAGACGGGCTTTCCGAGAATTTTTCGGATCAAATTACAGATATCTATCAATCAACCGGTGACACATATGTTGTTGTCCAAAAAGATTCGATTACTCAGATCTGCAAATTCCTGAAAGAAGACCATCACTATACCTATTTGTCTGATGTTTTTGGGATTGACCGATACACTTCCGACGATCGGTTTGAAGTCGTTTACAATATGATTTCACTCCGCGACGGTGTTCGTTTGTTTTTGAAAGTTCGTTGTGAAGAAGAGAATCCTGAAGTTGATTCGGTTACAGATATCTGGCCTTCTGCAAACTGGGCTGAACGGGAAGTTTATGATATGTTTGGCATCCGATTTAATAACCATCCGGATCTCAGAAGAATATTGATGCCGGAGGATTTTGACTACTTCCCGCTACGAAAAGAGTTTCCACTCTTGGGAATTCCCGGTTCTATCGAGCTACCTAATTCAACACCCGATACTGAATAG
- the nuoD gene encoding NADH dehydrogenase (quinone) subunit D, whose protein sequence is MKLTDIQSKVNSKFFKEHQKKLYQSLEDKHTTIEEMDDGDPLTSKMILNMGPQHPATHGVLRLVLQLNGESIEKAKLDIGYLHRGVEKIAENKTYQEFMPYTDRMDYLSPYSNNVALCQTVEKLANVEVPERAHYIRMIGAELARISSHLLWLGTMVMDAGAVSFFIWTFKEREKIYDIMDRLTGHRFTVSHARIGGVANDITDEAMGAIKEFAATFPKELRDYHKLLDRNRIFIDRNEAVGVLKTEDALRFGATGPVLRASGYGLDIRKFAPYARYNEVEFDIPTRMEGDNLARYFVRMEEMSESIRIINQCLEKLPKGPIRTDNAKQAYPSKDEVYYSMEGMIHDFMMTDTGICPPEGAEAYCAVEAPKGELGYYIQSDGTGHPWRLKVRAPSFANLQVLENIIDGEMVADTVVIIGGMDPVMGEADK, encoded by the coding sequence ATGAAATTAACGGATATTCAATCGAAAGTTAACTCCAAGTTCTTTAAAGAGCACCAGAAAAAGCTCTATCAAAGTCTTGAAGATAAACACACCACTATTGAAGAGATGGATGACGGCGATCCGCTTACATCCAAAATGATCTTGAATATGGGGCCCCAGCACCCTGCAACACACGGTGTGCTCAGGCTGGTTCTTCAATTAAACGGTGAGTCCATTGAGAAAGCTAAACTCGATATTGGATATTTGCATCGTGGTGTTGAGAAGATCGCAGAAAATAAGACGTACCAGGAGTTCATGCCCTATACAGATCGTATGGACTACCTATCCCCTTACAGCAACAATGTTGCGCTTTGCCAAACTGTAGAAAAACTTGCAAACGTGGAGGTTCCGGAAAGAGCCCACTACATACGCATGATTGGTGCTGAGTTGGCAAGAATTTCTTCACATCTGCTTTGGTTGGGAACAATGGTGATGGATGCCGGAGCTGTCTCTTTCTTTATCTGGACGTTTAAGGAGAGAGAAAAGATTTATGATATAATGGATCGCCTGACCGGTCACAGATTTACAGTTTCTCATGCCAGAATTGGCGGAGTAGCTAACGACATTACAGATGAGGCGATGGGAGCCATTAAAGAGTTTGCTGCTACCTTCCCTAAAGAACTCAGAGACTATCATAAGCTGCTCGACAGAAATCGAATATTTATTGACAGAAATGAAGCCGTTGGGGTTTTAAAAACTGAAGATGCACTTAGATTTGGTGCAACCGGGCCTGTCCTTCGGGCATCCGGTTATGGTTTAGACATCAGAAAGTTCGCTCCTTACGCCCGTTATAATGAGGTTGAATTTGATATTCCTACCCGAATGGAAGGTGATAATCTGGCCCGGTACTTTGTAAGGATGGAAGAGATGAGCGAAAGTATTCGCATTATCAATCAGTGTCTGGAAAAATTACCCAAAGGCCCCATTCGAACTGATAACGCAAAGCAGGCCTATCCTTCTAAAGACGAAGTATACTACTCAATGGAAGGTATGATTCATGACTTTATGATGACGGATACCGGAATTTGTCCACCCGAAGGTGCAGAAGCATACTGTGCCGTTGAAGCACCAAAAGGTGAACTTGGTTACTATATTCAAAGTGATGGTACCGGTCACCCTTGGCGACTCAAAGTACGTGCTCCGTCATTTGCCAATCTGCAGGTTTTAGAAAATATTATTGATGGTGAAATGGTGGCAGATACGGTAGTTATAATTGGAGGTATGGATCCTGTAATGGGTGAAGCTGATAAATAA
- the nuoE gene encoding complex I 24 kDa subunit family protein, producing the protein MKYEFTQEDLTEIEKIKAKYPDVKAATLPALWVAQNRFGHVNDDVQKLVASTLDLPDAHVHGVANFYTQYYKEEKGKFVLDVCTCLSCQLCGGYDILEHAEKKLGIKSGETTEDGMFTLNEVECLGACGYAPMLQVTNDKYVNNLTPEKVDKLIEDLKSGKTLEHEQIEMPLRKVK; encoded by the coding sequence ATGAAATACGAATTCACACAAGAAGACCTTACAGAAATAGAAAAGATTAAAGCTAAGTATCCCGATGTGAAAGCGGCAACGCTGCCGGCTTTATGGGTTGCTCAGAATCGTTTTGGTCACGTTAATGACGATGTACAAAAACTTGTTGCATCAACGTTGGATTTACCTGATGCCCACGTACATGGTGTGGCCAATTTCTACACGCAATACTATAAAGAAGAAAAAGGGAAATTTGTATTGGATGTTTGTACATGCCTGAGTTGTCAACTCTGTGGCGGATACGACATCCTTGAACACGCTGAGAAAAAACTGGGCATCAAATCCGGTGAAACCACCGAAGATGGAATGTTCACGCTTAATGAAGTTGAATGCCTTGGTGCCTGCGGTTATGCCCCTATGTTGCAAGTAACCAACGACAAATATGTGAATAATCTCACTCCGGAAAAGGTTGACAAACTTATTGAAGATCTGAAGTCGGGTAAGACCCTCGAGCACGAACAAATTGAAATGCCACTCAGAAAAGTTAAATAA
- the nuoF gene encoding NADH-quinone oxidoreductase subunit NuoF has protein sequence MSTVDWKNYDPVLIPNIKDLHKIDVYRKNGGYEAWKAVLTDKKKWADPKSVVDEVKSANIRGRGGAGFNAGLKWSFMPPADGGPRYLACNGDESEPGTFKDRKIFEYNPHVFIEGALIAAYAMEITSIYVYIRGEYKSYIDMMEKAIQDAYDAGLIGEDIFGSGYSVNFYVHSGAGAYICGEETSMLESLEGKRGYPRVKPPFPAQKGLWGRPTTINNIETLSHVTSVINKGADWFKSVGAENHPGPLLYGISGHVNRPGVYELPSGMPILDLINDVAQGMRNGKKLKAVIPGGSSTPVVRADQLDGVTMDSDSLREVGTMLGTAGMVVMDEDTDMVDMLWRITHFYHHESCGQCTPCREGTGWLEKVMLRIKNGEGEIKDLDLLLDITTQMEGRTICALADAAAWPVRHTITRFRDEFEARCKKSVHAVA, from the coding sequence ATGAGTACTGTTGATTGGAAAAATTATGATCCGGTTCTGATTCCGAACATCAAAGATCTTCATAAGATTGATGTTTATCGAAAAAATGGTGGCTATGAGGCTTGGAAAGCTGTGCTGACTGACAAAAAGAAGTGGGCAGATCCTAAAAGTGTTGTAGATGAAGTTAAAAGCGCCAATATCAGAGGACGTGGCGGTGCCGGTTTCAATGCCGGTTTAAAATGGTCATTTATGCCCCCTGCTGATGGAGGTCCTCGTTACCTGGCTTGTAACGGAGACGAATCGGAGCCCGGCACATTTAAAGACCGTAAGATTTTTGAGTATAATCCTCATGTTTTCATAGAAGGTGCACTTATTGCTGCCTACGCAATGGAAATTACATCTATTTATGTCTACATCCGGGGAGAGTATAAGTCATACATAGATATGATGGAGAAAGCAATCCAGGACGCTTATGATGCGGGATTGATTGGCGAAGATATTTTTGGATCAGGATACAGTGTTAATTTCTATGTCCATTCCGGAGCCGGGGCTTACATTTGCGGTGAGGAAACATCCATGCTTGAATCCCTGGAAGGAAAACGTGGATATCCACGTGTAAAACCTCCATTCCCTGCCCAAAAAGGATTATGGGGACGCCCTACCACTATTAACAATATAGAAACCCTCTCACACGTGACCAGTGTAATTAACAAAGGTGCAGATTGGTTCAAAAGTGTTGGAGCTGAAAATCATCCCGGACCACTTCTGTACGGAATTTCCGGTCATGTAAATCGCCCAGGAGTATATGAACTTCCTTCCGGTATGCCCATTCTTGACTTAATAAATGATGTTGCACAGGGCATGAGAAATGGAAAAAAATTAAAAGCCGTAATTCCGGGTGGTTCATCTACTCCAGTTGTAAGAGCTGACCAGTTAGACGGTGTAACGATGGATAGTGATTCACTTCGTGAAGTAGGAACCATGCTCGGTACTGCCGGCATGGTAGTGATGGACGAGGATACAGATATGGTAGATATGTTGTGGAGAATCACTCATTTTTACCACCATGAATCTTGTGGTCAATGTACCCCCTGCCGGGAAGGAACCGGTTGGCTTGAAAAAGTGATGCTGAGAATCAAAAATGGCGAAGGGGAAATTAAAGACCTGGATCTATTATTAGACATCACTACACAGATGGAAGGCCGTACAATCTGTGCATTAGCTGATGCTGCCGCATGGCCTGTTCGTCATACCATTACTCGCTTCAGAGATGAATTTGAAGCAAGGTGTAAAAAATCAGTACATGCTGTAGCTTAA
- a CDS encoding molybdopterin-dependent oxidoreductase: MPEVFIDGKRYEYEGDQRLLQFIQDKGMEVPFFCYHPSLSAPANCRQCLVKVGQPVKDRETGEYELDENGDRVIRWFPKLQTSCNTMISDGMVVHTQETDDLVERAQKDNLEFILINHPLDCPICDQAGECPLQIQTYKYGPEGSRFEVKKVHKPKRVKLGPRVILDAERCINCTRCVRFTDEISKTHQLTITSRGDKNYPTTAPGMEFDDAYSLNTVDICPVGALTSADFRFKARVWEMNQTPSIDITGAKGTNIDLWTRDNLVLRVTPRYNEAVNDHWMPDEGREAYRLFNENRVSRPHQKLDNEQIKSSWNNAFATVAEQLENVNKDDILLIGSPHASVEENYILSKFSSLLGYNNPVFTSHIEEGKGDDLLLTDDVAPNANGCRLLGFNEVNSAELGKSVSKAKVVLLLNDNLIDRGVLSKEQIANPFVVCFATNHTETTKLADLVIPITCIAEHAASYVNIDGRIQRSFPAKETKYTNRRLDFEMNEGRLDRYGTNFDNWVTEENKVDCLPLWIVANKLSEEMGLDDFSYSSGREIMEEISSNLAPFDGVNYARMDEESGILVQKEQQTV; the protein is encoded by the coding sequence ATGCCTGAAGTATTTATAGATGGGAAACGATACGAATATGAAGGAGATCAGAGACTTCTTCAGTTCATACAAGATAAAGGGATGGAAGTGCCTTTTTTCTGCTATCACCCTTCATTATCGGCTCCTGCAAACTGCCGGCAATGTCTGGTTAAAGTCGGGCAACCGGTAAAAGATCGAGAAACCGGAGAGTACGAACTGGATGAAAATGGTGATCGTGTAATTCGTTGGTTCCCTAAGCTGCAAACTTCATGCAACACCATGATCTCTGATGGAATGGTGGTTCATACTCAGGAAACCGATGATCTTGTTGAGAGAGCCCAAAAAGATAATCTCGAATTTATTTTGATTAATCATCCGCTGGACTGCCCAATTTGTGATCAGGCCGGTGAATGTCCGCTACAGATTCAGACATACAAATATGGTCCGGAAGGAAGTCGGTTTGAAGTTAAAAAAGTTCACAAGCCTAAAAGAGTTAAATTAGGACCTCGCGTTATTCTTGATGCTGAGCGCTGTATCAACTGTACAAGGTGTGTTCGGTTTACCGATGAGATCAGTAAAACTCATCAGCTCACTATTACATCACGCGGCGATAAAAATTATCCCACAACTGCGCCGGGAATGGAATTTGATGATGCCTATTCATTAAATACCGTCGACATCTGCCCGGTTGGAGCTTTAACATCTGCAGACTTCAGATTTAAAGCACGAGTATGGGAAATGAACCAAACTCCAAGTATTGACATCACGGGTGCAAAAGGAACGAATATCGATCTGTGGACTCGAGATAACCTGGTTCTGAGAGTAACTCCAAGATATAATGAAGCCGTTAATGATCACTGGATGCCGGACGAAGGCAGAGAAGCATATCGATTGTTTAATGAAAACAGAGTATCCCGGCCACATCAAAAGCTGGATAACGAACAGATTAAGTCATCTTGGAATAACGCATTTGCAACCGTTGCAGAACAGCTCGAAAATGTAAACAAAGATGATATTCTCCTTATTGGGAGTCCACACGCTTCCGTGGAAGAGAACTATATTTTATCAAAGTTTTCATCCCTTCTGGGTTACAATAATCCTGTATTCACTTCTCATATTGAAGAAGGTAAGGGAGATGATCTTTTACTTACAGATGATGTGGCTCCAAATGCAAATGGATGCCGCCTGTTAGGATTTAATGAGGTAAATAGTGCTGAATTGGGTAAATCTGTATCCAAGGCAAAAGTTGTTCTGCTTCTGAATGACAATCTGATTGACCGTGGAGTATTGAGTAAAGAGCAGATAGCAAATCCATTTGTTGTTTGTTTCGCTACGAACCACACTGAAACAACGAAACTGGCTGATCTGGTCATTCCAATTACATGTATCGCAGAACATGCTGCAAGTTACGTAAACATTGATGGACGTATTCAAAGATCTTTTCCGGCTAAAGAGACTAAATACACAAACCGCAGACTTGATTTCGAAATGAATGAAGGTCGTTTGGACCGATATGGAACAAATTTCGATAACTGGGTTACTGAAGAAAATAAAGTGGATTGTCTGCCCCTCTGGATTGTAGCAAATAAACTATCCGAAGAAATGGGCTTAGATGATTTCAGTTATTCATCCGGAAGAGAAATAATGGAAGAAATTTCTTCTAATCTCGCTCCATTTGATGGTGTAAACTATGCAAGGATGGATGAAGAGTCCGGAATTCTGGTTCAGAAAGAACAACAAACCGTATAA
- the nuoH gene encoding NADH-quinone oxidoreductase subunit NuoH — MAEVTLTSYIVLGVGLFMLLNSAAIAVYAERRVAAFIQYRVGPNRVGPLGLLQPIADVLKLILKEDVTPDKGNKVLHTVAPMIPVVTALLTVAVIPFGEGLYATDINAGVLYLLAVASLGVYGVTLAGWASNSKYSLLGGLRAAAQMISYELPLGMAVASVVLFVGSLSVVDIAAAQENWWFAFLNPLGAIIFIIAAFAESNRTPFDLVEAEQELVGGFHTEYSSMKFGMFFLAEYMHVVINSMLMTTFFFGSYHLPFAGYWLPELSPLVKGILDVSVFTAKTAFFVFFFIWVRWTIPRFKYNQVMKLGWSRLLPLSIINFFVIAAILFFIVG, encoded by the coding sequence ATGGCTGAAGTCACATTGACATCTTACATAGTTTTAGGAGTGGGTCTATTCATGCTCCTTAACTCGGCAGCAATTGCTGTATATGCAGAACGAAGAGTTGCTGCATTTATACAATACAGGGTAGGTCCAAATCGTGTAGGTCCACTGGGACTACTCCAACCTATTGCTGATGTTTTAAAACTGATTCTTAAAGAGGATGTCACGCCTGATAAAGGCAACAAAGTGTTACATACTGTAGCTCCTATGATTCCGGTGGTTACAGCTCTTTTAACGGTTGCTGTCATCCCTTTCGGTGAAGGTCTTTATGCCACGGATATTAATGCCGGCGTTCTATATTTATTGGCTGTAGCATCTCTTGGCGTTTACGGAGTTACTCTGGCAGGATGGGCATCAAACAGTAAATACTCCCTTCTTGGAGGCTTGAGAGCAGCTGCTCAAATGATCAGCTACGAGTTACCGTTAGGCATGGCTGTTGCCTCTGTTGTGCTTTTTGTTGGCTCACTAAGTGTTGTTGATATTGCAGCAGCCCAGGAAAACTGGTGGTTTGCGTTTCTAAATCCTTTAGGCGCTATCATATTTATTATTGCAGCTTTTGCAGAAAGTAACCGAACTCCTTTCGATTTAGTAGAAGCTGAACAAGAACTCGTAGGAGGTTTCCATACAGAGTACAGTTCTATGAAGTTTGGAATGTTCTTTTTGGCAGAGTATATGCATGTTGTCATAAACTCTATGCTCATGACCACTTTCTTCTTTGGAAGTTATCACCTCCCCTTTGCCGGTTACTGGCTGCCTGAATTATCGCCATTGGTTAAGGGAATCCTTGACGTTTCGGTATTTACTGCAAAAACAGCATTCTTTGTCTTCTTCTTTATCTGGGTACGATGGACAATCCCAAGGTTTAAATATAATCAGGTAATGAAACTGGGTTGGTCCAGACTTCTGCCACTTAGTATCATAAACTTTTTTGTAATTGCAGCGATACTGTTTTTTATCGTTGGATAA